One genomic segment of Vibrio nitrifigilis includes these proteins:
- a CDS encoding type VI secretion system ImpA family N-terminal domain-containing protein produces the protein MSNAIFLDGQYYQLTNDSNAIRELENYQIIRDEVNRRFNPLAGGTDWEKVFACCERLAKAPGMDFLITGYYAVASLKVHGLAGFANGLELLSYSLSNLSEPDTKTAKMRKEVLDWVNGKVVQELKSLKPTYEALRELYRAESHCERLHQLLEAQQPDHLVDFEGVGFALFEHIDRIETQYHTLMKRQHKEEAQQVPSVPKARHWLWCGVMFLIGLAVCAFGQWAYGHYAWFHKDDYAQYRATPLIQTEAALSQYQNQVSKSQLARWEDDFIALYSGAATNNMQQSVEKTKLDALSQITTLRTLYPESAKVQQVDKAFSAAQTKALEQTEYFIERFRDIRTKMANISLLAQKQRWSALQRNAKSLEDFAVSLSPVYGRVDYVQTLIKQGDLVEAKKEFNVLKKRLNNLSWQIAQLDNQLQKQITALEKTGNK, from the coding sequence ATGTCGAATGCAATTTTCCTGGATGGTCAATATTATCAATTAACCAATGACTCCAATGCGATTCGGGAATTAGAAAACTATCAAATTATTCGTGATGAGGTAAATCGCCGATTCAACCCTTTAGCTGGCGGTACTGATTGGGAAAAGGTCTTTGCATGTTGTGAACGTTTAGCAAAAGCGCCAGGCATGGATTTTCTGATCACTGGTTATTACGCGGTGGCCAGTTTAAAAGTCCATGGCCTGGCGGGGTTTGCGAATGGGTTAGAGCTTCTTAGCTATAGTCTGAGTAACCTTTCTGAGCCTGATACTAAAACCGCAAAAATGCGCAAAGAAGTGCTTGATTGGGTCAATGGCAAGGTTGTTCAAGAACTGAAATCTCTGAAGCCCACTTATGAAGCATTACGTGAACTTTATCGTGCAGAAAGTCATTGCGAACGCTTACATCAATTACTTGAAGCGCAGCAGCCAGACCATTTAGTCGATTTTGAAGGGGTGGGTTTTGCCCTTTTTGAGCATATTGATCGTATCGAAACGCAATACCACACGTTGATGAAACGTCAGCACAAAGAAGAAGCTCAGCAGGTTCCTTCTGTGCCTAAAGCTCGTCACTGGTTATGGTGTGGCGTCATGTTTTTGATCGGCTTGGCAGTATGTGCGTTTGGTCAATGGGCTTATGGACATTATGCGTGGTTTCATAAAGATGACTATGCTCAATATCGCGCGACCCCTCTTATTCAGACTGAAGCTGCTCTCTCACAGTATCAAAATCAGGTATCGAAAAGTCAGCTCGCTCGCTGGGAGGATGATTTTATTGCTCTCTACAGCGGTGCCGCAACAAACAACATGCAGCAATCTGTTGAGAAAACTAAACTCGATGCTCTTAGCCAAATAACAACATTGCGAACGTTATATCCAGAATCAGCAAAGGTTCAACAGGTAGATAAAGCGTTTTCAGCGGCGCAGACAAAAGCATTAGAACAGACCGAATATTTCATTGAACGTTTTCGCGATATTCGCACCAAGATGGCGAATATCTCCCTGTTAGCTCAGAAACAGCGCTGGTCTGCATTGCAGCGTAATGCCAAATCGTTGGAAGATTTTGCTGTTAGCTTATCCCCGGTTTATGGACGCGTAGACTATGTGCAAACCTTGATTAAGCAAGGCGATTTAGTTGAAGCGAAAAAAGAATTTAACGTACTGAAAAAGCGTTTAAATAATTTGAGCTGGCAAATAGCTCAGCTCGATAACCAATTACAAAAACAAATCACCGCTCTTGAAAAGACGGGCAATAAATAG
- a CDS encoding type VI secretion system Vgr family protein gives MATLGFKLEVEGLEENALVVRSFDGQESLSDDVFHGEACYGFRYYLNLASRQSDFTPEQLVDKTAELTFYRNGELVQRVNGVVRSFTQGDIGHNYTFYSLTLVPALERLSLRQNSRIFQLKTVPEIISVLLQEMGIDDYAFSVKRTCAQREFCVQYRETDLAFLQRLAAEEGLVYSFIHEEGKHTVLFTDSTASLPKLGGEIAYNSISGGVVDTPYVSSLIAKTEMEVSSTALQDYSFKKPTNTFAQSAQGTDMDYQQAIYEHFDSPGRFKDDTNGQAFNQIRLEYLRRNARTLDGKSNQPKLRAGYQFTLAEHLNDTMNTDYLVVRIRHQGEQSQALEEEAGSGSTRYANQFKLVPSTVNWQAKPQPKPQVDGPMMAMVVGPEDEEIFCDKYGRVKIHFPWDRYSNADDQSSCWVRVSHGWAGSQYGMVAIPRIGHEVIVSFLNGDPDQPIITGRTYHETNIPPYTLPDNKTKTVIRTQTHQGDTNGYNELSFEDQADSEKIYMHAQKDFEAQVNNDHTDVIHNDKHLTVDNDSFTKIGKNKHLTVKGESRTKVTKNMSEEVGTSNIASSDQYKIGTLMAVQAGKTISISSGAKLVVEAGSEITLTNGSNFVKVDASGVTIQGSVVNLNAGGSASAATAYGGSTAVLPGKVDAPPTDPKAILTPAQVATMKSAAPFCEECEKCKEGACSA, from the coding sequence ATGGCTACGTTAGGCTTTAAATTAGAAGTAGAAGGGTTAGAGGAAAACGCGCTTGTTGTGCGCAGTTTTGATGGCCAAGAGAGCCTCTCTGACGATGTATTTCATGGTGAGGCTTGCTATGGGTTTCGTTATTACTTAAACCTAGCGAGTCGCCAATCAGATTTTACGCCAGAGCAGTTAGTTGATAAAACGGCAGAGCTGACGTTTTATCGCAATGGTGAATTAGTTCAGCGCGTTAATGGCGTCGTGCGTAGCTTCACTCAAGGCGATATTGGCCATAACTATACTTTCTATTCTCTCACGCTCGTTCCTGCTTTAGAGCGCTTATCTTTGCGCCAAAATAGCCGTATTTTCCAATTGAAAACTGTGCCTGAAATTATCTCGGTTTTACTCCAAGAGATGGGCATTGATGATTATGCCTTTTCAGTAAAGCGCACCTGCGCACAGCGGGAATTTTGTGTTCAATACCGTGAGACAGATTTAGCGTTTCTTCAACGCCTCGCGGCAGAAGAAGGCTTGGTATATAGCTTTATTCATGAAGAAGGTAAGCACACTGTTCTCTTTACGGATTCAACAGCAAGCTTGCCCAAACTTGGTGGAGAAATCGCTTATAACTCGATTTCTGGTGGTGTGGTTGATACGCCTTATGTATCTAGCTTGATCGCTAAAACAGAAATGGAAGTCAGTAGTACTGCTCTGCAAGACTACAGTTTCAAAAAACCAACCAATACCTTTGCACAAAGTGCTCAGGGTACGGATATGGACTATCAACAAGCGATTTATGAGCACTTTGACTCTCCAGGACGTTTCAAAGACGATACTAACGGCCAAGCTTTTAACCAAATTCGCTTAGAATATTTGCGCCGCAATGCGCGTACGTTGGATGGCAAAAGCAACCAACCCAAACTTCGTGCCGGTTACCAATTTACCTTGGCAGAACATCTCAATGATACGATGAATACTGACTATCTTGTGGTTCGTATTCGCCATCAAGGAGAGCAATCACAGGCGCTTGAAGAAGAAGCCGGTAGTGGTTCAACGCGTTATGCGAACCAGTTTAAATTGGTGCCATCAACAGTAAATTGGCAAGCGAAACCGCAGCCTAAACCTCAAGTCGATGGTCCGATGATGGCCATGGTAGTTGGTCCTGAAGATGAAGAAATTTTCTGTGATAAATATGGACGCGTAAAAATACATTTCCCATGGGATCGATACTCGAACGCGGATGACCAAAGCTCTTGCTGGGTACGTGTTTCTCACGGTTGGGCTGGTAGTCAATACGGTATGGTGGCGATTCCTCGTATTGGACACGAAGTGATCGTATCGTTTTTAAATGGCGATCCTGATCAGCCGATCATTACAGGTCGCACCTATCACGAAACCAATATTCCGCCGTATACCTTGCCTGATAATAAAACCAAAACGGTGATTCGCACGCAAACTCACCAAGGTGATACCAACGGATATAACGAACTGAGTTTTGAAGATCAGGCCGACAGTGAAAAAATTTATATGCATGCGCAGAAAGACTTTGAAGCGCAGGTAAATAACGATCACACCGATGTGATTCATAACGATAAACATCTCACCGTTGATAACGATAGTTTCACCAAAATTGGTAAAAATAAACATCTTACAGTTAAGGGAGAGAGCCGCACTAAAGTCACTAAAAACATGAGTGAAGAAGTCGGCACATCTAATATTGCTTCATCCGATCAATACAAAATTGGCACCTTAATGGCAGTGCAAGCGGGTAAGACTATTTCAATCTCTTCAGGTGCTAAGTTAGTGGTTGAAGCTGGGTCAGAAATCACCCTGACTAATGGCAGTAACTTCGTCAAAGTCGATGCGAGTGGCGTAACGATCCAAGGTTCTGTTGTGAACTTAAACGCCGGCGGTAGTGCTAGCGCAGCAACGGCTTATGGTGGTTCAACGGCTGTGTTACCTGGCAAAGTGGATGCGCCACCTACCGATCCAAAAGCGATATTGACCCCTGCTCAGGTTGCGACCATGAAATCGGCTGCGCCTTTCTGTGAAGAATGTGAAAAATGTAAGGAAGGGGCATGCTCAGCGTAA
- a CDS encoding RHS repeat-associated core domain-containing protein, whose amino-acid sequence MSEQQEFYDYIDKQIKGIPDLLPKYREMTKKWYLKMADEATETMDLPSLFSMDKKLSIGGKTKVVGKDDDNVSTSVTCPLSGELQVTTAYESIYAVPIGSVPVTLKADDGSFTKTITLDAKGQATFTNLTPGKKYNVVINHEPSKSELDALFSHYDALGNDLVSWLDKKWVGFKPQWEKEFSRSTTDDVISLIGKFAEGIWDGLVEFWKGIGDIYDLIKDPVAALKGMEEGAADIIASIKNAADSAPATLEKLMLFASDEAAMFLFINAIITYISMAPMMPFFEELAELGGKAIVNFLLGLLGGVIVSFIATPALGVAYAAFKIVKNISATAWNALKPFINIFDELLTYAKKLVENAGPKYKKIAVNKGGTQEYHNGNIHIKASNKINSEMDDTKATNVVHDESSAPKTENDKPTQKKEETKLDKDPISMATGEELLSVVDGELIGLLPFSWERLYRTSAVEHNLGIGFGWTHPLAHSLRVDGDELVWKDSESKLTRFPKPTKQLPAVTNIVAGSAIFLDSDDNIVVIADSKQYVFELDGDSGRLITIRDKYNHQLRIRYDKHQRPVEVGGDTNVKYVLTYTDASLIQQVDLYACQANTTEWRLAQTQVRYSYNEHQQLIAAMNANGEVEKYTYDELHVIQSRELAGGATFYWDWEGVGKDVRAIRQYSNLANVDTKYEWDDASNTVTLTNSNGTQQVYQHDNNARLVRELDASGGEYLKEYDEKGRLTAEIDALGNKTEFAYNKKGEMIAKVDPNGLVTEFSYHKSLLTEVVQDKAKWRYRHDDFGNVTEKVNPLGHTTCYRYNEHGLIDKITYADGSVHKLVWNLNGHLIEELTPQGETIRYRYDVMGRLRYRQDSMGVSEMHYDPVGRLLKHVLPGGHVRTYQYNAYSKVTQQTDEQGRKTEFEYAWPNHQVTRRVNPDGSSIRYAYNNRFNFLSEIVNERGEHYHIEYAPTGHVSREVTFDGREFRYEYDAHTQLIAKIEVGSEGTELITQYQYDALGNVVLKTLPDESEVHYSYDDHGRLTQVDDGQWPLAYRYNLLGQLEAEHQGWASQGYRYNPMGQLSAMLLPDGQVVEYQFAKGQVQQVNLNGEKLTTHHYKANGLETSRQQGSLNSQFLYDDMGRLLEHTSHQQAQLKLRRRYEYSQAGNLTKIEDAQRGQTEYEYDPLDRLTSVRGVINETFMHDPAGNLLLDRKANVEGNKLLFQGDKHYQYDEFGNLVRESRGYGGKLVTDYEYDAQHRLIKVTKPDGTVATYQYDAFGRRIEKSVTDKIGQNKTTEFLWQGNKLLAESSQESYQTYLYEYGSFRPLALITGEGAQQAQAYFYHLDQVGTPLEITDVEGEIAWAVDYQAYGNVARERVRVVNSPLRFQGQYFDEETGLHYNRHRYYSPETGRFITVDPIGLAGGLNNYQYVKNPTGWVDPLGLQQIPGNSPEDDLPASELKNPSRFDFEVNSQGIPVAYLDEVSNAMGISREALEAKYTALGNTGADYNKLIREYVDSNPYGVNLKEAHVIMGYTTNFFQKALNQRIFSGDILSKGETSLINSINSALDKLPSTKGTFYRGLGDVPDWFDEKYSTLGKVHETHFSSVSKELSSNYPSNKVMVFESDEVKDISALAMDTNFAEYIGQTPTESEFIIPANSRFLVTKNTGKYIYLRSVK is encoded by the coding sequence ATGAGTGAACAACAAGAATTTTATGATTACATTGATAAACAGATAAAAGGCATTCCAGATCTTCTGCCCAAATACCGTGAAATGACCAAAAAATGGTATTTGAAAATGGCTGATGAAGCGACAGAAACCATGGATTTACCATCCCTGTTTTCTATGGATAAAAAGCTTAGCATTGGTGGTAAAACTAAGGTTGTCGGTAAAGATGATGATAATGTTTCGACTTCCGTAACTTGTCCTTTAAGCGGTGAATTACAAGTGACTACCGCTTATGAATCTATATATGCTGTTCCAATTGGTTCTGTTCCGGTCACTCTAAAAGCTGACGACGGCAGTTTTACGAAAACCATAACACTGGATGCGAAAGGTCAGGCCACTTTTACAAATCTGACACCAGGTAAGAAATACAACGTTGTTATCAACCATGAGCCATCTAAAAGTGAGCTCGATGCATTGTTTTCGCACTATGATGCGTTAGGTAATGACTTGGTATCATGGCTTGATAAAAAATGGGTAGGTTTTAAACCACAATGGGAGAAAGAGTTTAGTCGATCTACAACCGATGATGTAATTTCACTTATCGGCAAATTTGCTGAAGGTATCTGGGATGGCTTAGTCGAATTCTGGAAAGGTATTGGCGATATCTACGATCTAATAAAAGATCCCGTTGCTGCTTTGAAAGGAATGGAAGAAGGTGCTGCTGATATTATCGCATCGATAAAAAATGCGGCAGATAGTGCACCAGCAACACTAGAAAAATTGATGTTGTTTGCTTCAGACGAAGCTGCGATGTTTTTATTTATTAACGCTATCATCACCTACATCTCAATGGCTCCAATGATGCCATTTTTCGAGGAATTAGCAGAGTTGGGTGGTAAAGCAATTGTTAACTTCTTATTAGGTTTATTGGGTGGTGTTATTGTCTCTTTTATTGCCACTCCTGCGTTAGGCGTCGCTTATGCTGCCTTCAAGATTGTCAAAAATATATCTGCAACAGCATGGAATGCACTTAAACCGTTTATTAATATTTTTGATGAATTATTAACTTATGCCAAAAAGCTTGTTGAGAATGCTGGCCCCAAGTATAAAAAAATAGCTGTAAATAAAGGCGGTACTCAAGAGTACCATAACGGTAATATTCATATTAAGGCTAGTAATAAAATCAATTCCGAAATGGACGATACAAAGGCAACTAATGTTGTGCATGATGAGAGTAGCGCTCCCAAGACGGAAAACGATAAGCCAACCCAAAAAAAAGAAGAAACTAAACTAGATAAAGATCCTATATCAATGGCGACAGGGGAAGAGCTACTTTCCGTTGTAGATGGCGAGTTGATCGGGCTTTTGCCATTTTCATGGGAGCGCTTGTACCGCACCAGTGCCGTAGAGCATAACTTAGGTATAGGCTTTGGTTGGACTCACCCCTTAGCGCATTCACTGCGTGTGGATGGCGATGAATTAGTATGGAAAGACAGTGAAAGTAAGTTAACCCGTTTTCCTAAGCCGACGAAACAGCTACCTGCTGTGACCAATATTGTCGCAGGCTCAGCCATCTTCCTCGACAGCGATGACAACATCGTTGTTATTGCTGATAGTAAACAGTATGTGTTTGAACTCGATGGTGATAGCGGGCGACTAATTACTATCCGCGATAAATATAACCATCAACTGCGTATTCGTTACGATAAACACCAGCGTCCAGTGGAAGTTGGTGGTGATACTAATGTTAAGTATGTTCTCACCTATACCGATGCCTCCCTTATTCAACAAGTAGATCTTTATGCTTGTCAGGCCAATACCACTGAGTGGCGATTAGCGCAAACACAAGTTCGTTACTCATATAACGAGCATCAGCAATTGATTGCAGCGATGAACGCCAATGGTGAAGTAGAAAAATACACTTATGATGAACTGCATGTTATTCAATCTCGAGAATTAGCGGGTGGCGCCACTTTCTATTGGGATTGGGAAGGCGTGGGTAAAGATGTACGAGCCATTCGCCAATACAGTAACTTGGCAAATGTCGATACCAAGTACGAATGGGATGATGCGTCTAATACCGTTACCTTAACCAATAGTAATGGCACTCAACAAGTTTATCAGCACGATAACAATGCGCGCTTAGTCAGAGAATTGGATGCTTCTGGCGGTGAATATCTTAAAGAGTATGATGAAAAAGGTCGATTAACGGCCGAAATTGACGCCTTAGGTAATAAAACGGAATTTGCGTACAACAAGAAAGGCGAAATGATCGCCAAAGTCGATCCGAATGGATTGGTAACTGAATTTAGCTACCATAAAAGTTTGTTGACTGAAGTCGTGCAGGACAAAGCGAAGTGGCGTTATCGCCATGATGATTTCGGTAATGTTACCGAAAAAGTTAACCCGCTCGGGCATACCACGTGTTATCGTTACAACGAACACGGCTTAATCGACAAAATCACTTACGCTGATGGCAGCGTTCATAAATTGGTGTGGAACCTGAATGGACACCTCATTGAGGAACTGACGCCTCAAGGTGAAACCATTCGCTATCGCTACGATGTGATGGGCCGTTTGCGCTATCGTCAGGATTCGATGGGCGTGAGTGAAATGCACTATGACCCTGTTGGACGACTGCTTAAACACGTGTTGCCGGGTGGCCATGTTCGGACCTATCAATATAACGCGTATAGTAAGGTCACTCAGCAGACCGATGAGCAAGGGCGCAAGACTGAGTTTGAATACGCTTGGCCAAACCACCAAGTAACCCGTCGAGTGAATCCGGATGGTTCATCAATTCGCTATGCGTACAATAACCGCTTCAATTTCCTGAGCGAGATTGTCAATGAACGAGGCGAACATTACCACATAGAGTACGCGCCAACAGGACACGTAAGCCGAGAAGTCACTTTTGACGGTCGTGAGTTTCGTTACGAATACGATGCGCACACCCAGCTTATCGCTAAAATTGAAGTGGGTAGTGAAGGCACTGAACTCATCACCCAGTATCAATATGATGCATTGGGTAATGTGGTGCTTAAAACGTTGCCCGATGAAAGTGAAGTGCATTACAGCTACGACGACCATGGTCGCTTAACACAAGTAGATGATGGCCAATGGCCCCTCGCTTACCGTTATAACTTACTCGGGCAGTTGGAAGCGGAGCATCAAGGGTGGGCAAGCCAAGGCTATCGCTACAATCCGATGGGGCAATTAAGTGCGATGTTACTGCCTGATGGTCAGGTGGTGGAGTACCAATTTGCAAAAGGGCAAGTGCAGCAGGTTAACCTCAATGGCGAAAAGCTCACTACGCACCATTACAAAGCCAACGGATTAGAGACCAGTCGCCAACAAGGGAGCTTAAATAGCCAATTTTTGTATGACGATATGGGGCGTTTGCTTGAGCACACATCGCATCAACAAGCGCAGTTGAAACTGCGTCGTCGATATGAATATAGCCAAGCAGGTAACCTTACAAAGATAGAAGATGCCCAACGGGGTCAAACGGAGTATGAATATGATCCGCTTGATCGCTTAACGTCGGTTCGTGGGGTGATCAACGAAACGTTTATGCACGATCCGGCTGGTAACTTGCTGTTGGATCGTAAAGCCAACGTTGAAGGCAACAAATTACTGTTCCAAGGTGACAAACATTATCAATATGATGAGTTTGGGAATCTTGTTCGTGAAAGCCGTGGCTATGGCGGTAAGTTAGTAACGGATTATGAGTACGATGCTCAGCATCGACTAATTAAAGTCACAAAACCTGATGGCACAGTTGCGACCTATCAATACGATGCATTTGGTCGCCGTATCGAAAAATCGGTCACGGATAAAATCGGTCAGAACAAGACTACTGAGTTTTTATGGCAAGGTAATAAACTGCTTGCTGAATCGTCACAAGAAAGCTATCAAACTTATCTCTACGAATATGGTTCTTTCCGCCCTCTTGCACTGATAACCGGTGAAGGAGCACAACAGGCTCAAGCTTACTTCTATCACTTAGACCAAGTGGGAACGCCACTTGAGATCACTGACGTAGAAGGGGAGATTGCTTGGGCGGTGGATTACCAAGCCTATGGTAACGTGGCCCGTGAACGCGTGAGAGTAGTAAACAGCCCACTTCGTTTCCAAGGGCAGTATTTTGATGAAGAAACAGGGTTGCATTACAACCGCCACCGCTATTATAGTCCTGAAACAGGGCGTTTCATCACGGTAGACCCAATTGGTCTGGCGGGTGGTTTAAATAACTATCAGTACGTGAAAAACCCGACGGGATGGGTGGATCCGCTGGGGCTACAGCAGATTCCTGGGAATTCTCCGGAAGATGATCTCCCTGCTTCGGAACTTAAAAATCCATCAAGATTTGATTTTGAGGTAAATAGTCAGGGTATTCCCGTTGCATATCTTGATGAGGTATCTAATGCTATGGGGATTAGTAGAGAAGCTCTTGAGGCTAAATACACGGCTTTGGGGAACACGGGTGCAGATTATAACAAACTGATAAGAGAATATGTTGATTCAAATCCTTATGGAGTTAACTTAAAAGAAGCTCATGTTATCATGGGGTATACAACGAACTTTTTCCAAAAGGCGTTAAATCAACGAATATTTAGTGGAGACATCTTATCTAAGGGAGAGACATCTTTAATTAATTCTATCAATTCTGCATTGGATAAACTTCCGTCAACTAAAGGAACTTTTTACCGAGGATTAGGAGATGTGCCAGATTGGTTTGATGAGAAGTATTCAACATTAGGAAAGGTTCATGAAACACACTTCTCATCGGTTAGTAAAGAGTTAAGTTCTAACTATCCTTCAAACAAGGTGATGGTTTTCGAATCGGATGAAGTTAAAGATATTTCAGCGTTAGCCATGGATACGAATTTTGCTGAGTATATTGGTCAGACGCCTACAGAATCAGAGTTTATAATCCCTGCTAACTCAAGATTTTTAGTTACAAAAAATACAGGTAAATATATCTATTTGAGGTCAGTAAAATAA
- a CDS encoding ADP-ribosylglycohydrolase family protein, with the protein MLIEIAVADAYGAGFEFSSNEKISKFNDLTRYCEHDLYRMKGKYTDDTQMSIAIVELILFQSVWSKEKIASKFVDCFKRDPRHGYSKGFYQLLNKANSGEELIFMLRNDSNRNGAAMRSVPLGFIKNKEELISKATMQAMVTHNTEEAIRASCAVALAAHFGLHQRGKLSELESFLTVESFSGWDYNWSGEVTVKAFDTVSAAFHCLLNCNNLNELLKKCIALGGDTDSVASIAVGLATCFDEYDKNLPLNLFEDLDETSYGIEYLKVLDKKLYEYSNLRMDI; encoded by the coding sequence ATGTTAATTGAAATTGCAGTAGCTGATGCGTATGGAGCTGGATTTGAGTTTTCTTCCAATGAAAAAATTTCCAAATTTAATGATTTAACACGCTATTGTGAACATGATTTATACCGAATGAAAGGTAAATATACAGATGATACTCAAATGTCTATTGCTATTGTAGAACTAATCCTCTTTCAATCAGTTTGGTCAAAGGAAAAGATAGCATCGAAATTTGTTGATTGTTTTAAAAGAGACCCTCGTCATGGCTATTCAAAAGGATTTTATCAATTATTGAATAAAGCTAATAGTGGTGAAGAGCTAATATTTATGCTTAGAAACGATAGTAACAGAAATGGGGCAGCGATGCGGTCGGTACCACTCGGTTTTATTAAAAATAAAGAAGAGCTAATATCAAAAGCTACAATGCAGGCAATGGTTACTCATAATACAGAAGAAGCAATAAGAGCAAGTTGCGCAGTAGCGCTAGCTGCCCACTTTGGATTACATCAGCGAGGGAAGCTATCTGAATTAGAATCTTTTTTAACTGTTGAATCTTTTTCCGGGTGGGACTATAACTGGAGTGGAGAAGTTACTGTTAAGGCATTTGATACGGTAAGTGCAGCTTTCCATTGTTTGTTAAATTGTAATAATTTGAATGAATTGCTAAAAAAATGTATAGCATTAGGTGGGGATACAGATAGCGTCGCTTCTATTGCCGTAGGTCTGGCAACATGCTTTGATGAATATGACAAAAACTTACCTTTAAATTTGTTTGAAGATCTTGATGAAACTTCATATGGAATAGAATATTTAAAGGTTCTAGATAAGAAGTTATATGAATATTCAAATCTACGGATGGATATTTAA
- a CDS encoding DUF4123 domain-containing protein translates to MLSVIKEHADLNWFVVLNTTSDEPILKTFYEHGGEDVQGLWLGTPYSDWREVMPRIAPITPEHPFLAWANSEDAAKDWGMVVGSELEFSAVRNHLQSLTQVWMPNVEHVFFRFYDPRFGIKTADLCDDVERAKLMGPMTIWASTTSSVVNPTPKDINKKEFPWWNVPESVIAGLAEDPSVLITNLLNGLNDYSQALFEEYLEPVLHKKAERFLKRNPQFEGQYLKHFIELIETEQRRLGNL, encoded by the coding sequence ATGCTCAGCGTAATTAAAGAACATGCAGACCTAAATTGGTTTGTTGTGCTCAACACTACTAGTGATGAGCCCATTCTCAAAACATTCTATGAACATGGCGGCGAAGATGTACAAGGGTTATGGCTAGGAACCCCTTACTCTGATTGGCGTGAAGTGATGCCCCGTATAGCACCTATTACTCCAGAGCACCCATTTTTAGCGTGGGCTAATAGTGAGGATGCCGCCAAAGACTGGGGCATGGTTGTTGGTTCTGAACTGGAATTCAGCGCGGTAAGAAATCACTTACAAAGCTTAACGCAAGTGTGGATGCCAAACGTTGAACATGTGTTCTTTCGTTTTTACGATCCACGCTTTGGCATTAAAACCGCTGATTTATGTGACGACGTAGAACGCGCCAAATTAATGGGACCAATGACTATCTGGGCATCCACAACAAGCTCAGTGGTTAACCCAACCCCAAAAGACATCAATAAAAAAGAATTTCCGTGGTGGAATGTGCCGGAGAGTGTGATTGCTGGTTTAGCAGAAGATCCTTCAGTGCTTATCACTAATTTACTAAACGGCTTAAATGACTACAGTCAGGCTCTATTTGAAGAGTATCTAGAACCGGTATTACATAAAAAAGCAGAACGGTTTTTGAAACGTAATCCTCAATTTGAAGGGCAATATTTAAAACACTTCATTGAATTAATCGAAACAGAACAACGTCGGCTAGGAAATCTGTAA